The window AATCGCTGAGGGCACTCCCATCGGGGTGCAAAGCCAAACGTATCGAGAGTTTTGAACCTGTCCTTCGCTAGAACATGGGCGATCGTTCTGTGCGCGGTGCGCGCGGTGTGGCGCCACAAACTGCGCAGCGGCCTCAGCACGCTGGGCGTGACCATCGGCATCGCCGCCGTGGTCTTGGTGGTGGCGATTGGACGCGCGGGAGCCGATCGAACCGCCGACCAGCTGAAACAACTGGGTGACAACCTGGTCTGGGTCGAGGCCGGGTCGCGCAACGTGAACGGCGTTCGCACCGGCAGCCACGGGACCACGTCGTTGACGCCCGGGGATCTGGAGGCCATCCGCGTCGAGGTGCCGCTGATCAAAAGCGCCACGCCCAACGTCGACGGCACGGTTCACCTGGCCTTCGCGCGGCGCAACTGGACCACGCACTATCGCGGCGTCGGTCCCGAATACTTCGACATCAAGGCCTGGAAGGTTGAAGAGGGTGCCGCTTTTTCCGGGCGCGACGTCGACGCCAGCGCGAACGTCTGCTTGATCGGGCGCACCGTGCGGCAACAACTGTTCGGAGACGAGCCGCCGCTGGGGCAGATGATTCGCGTCGAGCAGCACGTGTTTCAAGTGGTGGGCGTTCTGGGCGCCAAGGGCCAGACGGGATACGGCCAGGATCAGGACGACACGATCATCATTCCCGTCTCCACGGCGCAAAAGAAGATCCGCGGCAAGGGGTACGACTGGCTGGACGACATTCTCTGTTCGGCGGTCGCGCCCGAGGCGGTGGAACCGGCCGTCAAGAAGATCGTCAGCTTGATGCGCCAGCGCCACGCGATTCGCCCTGGGCAGGACGACGATTTCAACATCCGACGGCCGGACGAGATCATCAAGGTGCAGATCGCCACCGCGCAGACCTTCGCGCTGCTGCTGCTGGCGGTGGCGTCGATCTCGTTGCTGGTCGGCGGGATCGGGATCATGAACGTCATGCTGGCGTCGGTGGCGGAACGAACGCGCGAGATTGGCCTGCGCCTGGCGGTCGGCGCCACCCGGCGGGCGGTGCAGGTTCAGTTCCTGGCCGAAGGGATCATCCTCAGTCTCTTCGGCGGCGCCTTTGGCGTCCTGCTCAGCCTGGGCAGCGCGTTCCTCGTCGAACGGCTCCTGCAATGGCCGATCGCGATCTCGGTCCAGGCCGTGGTCCTGGCTGGCGCGTTCTCCGTCGCGGTCGGCCTCTTCTTTGGCTTTTATCCCGCCCACCGCGCATCGGCGCTGGATCCGCTGGTGGCCCTACGCCACGAATAGCGGCGCGTGGGAAATTCCCGAGCCATTGATCACCGTGCTGGTGGCGTCGGGCGTGGCCGGCTATCCTTCGATCAGGCCTGTCACGGGCGGCGGTCGGCTGGATCCACGTGGGCAGGCCGAGGGCTTGACCGATTGCCGGCTGACCGCGCGGGCCGGCGCGCCGGTGCCACCGCTGCCCAGCGCCAAACCGCGACGAAAGGAATGCCGTGATCAAAAGAGCAGCGGGAATTTCTTCATTGGCCTTGCTGGCCGCTCTGGCCGCTGCCTGCGGCAGCAGCGGCGGAACAGCGGCCGGCAGCGGCGGGCAAAACGGCAACGGCGGCAGCGGCGGGAGCGGCGGGACCGTCGGCACGGGCGGCGCCGGCA of the Polyangia bacterium genome contains:
- a CDS encoding ABC transporter permease, producing the protein MNLSFARTWAIVLCAVRAVWRHKLRSGLSTLGVTIGIAAVVLVVAIGRAGADRTADQLKQLGDNLVWVEAGSRNVNGVRTGSHGTTSLTPGDLEAIRVEVPLIKSATPNVDGTVHLAFARRNWTTHYRGVGPEYFDIKAWKVEEGAAFSGRDVDASANVCLIGRTVRQQLFGDEPPLGQMIRVEQHVFQVVGVLGAKGQTGYGQDQDDTIIIPVSTAQKKIRGKGYDWLDDILCSAVAPEAVEPAVKKIVSLMRQRHAIRPGQDDDFNIRRPDEIIKVQIATAQTFALLLLAVASISLLVGGIGIMNVMLASVAERTREIGLRLAVGATRRAVQVQFLAEGIILSLFGGAFGVLLSLGSAFLVERLLQWPIAISVQAVVLAGAFSVAVGLFFGFYPAHRASALDPLVALRHE